A part of Colius striatus isolate bColStr4 chromosome 13, bColStr4.1.hap1, whole genome shotgun sequence genomic DNA contains:
- the F8 gene encoding coagulation factor VIII isoform X5, with the protein MLARALQSLLLLCLVEKSIGKVRRYYIGAVETSWDYVHSDLLSVLQAPASTSGQPSPRPPVPAVPPRFRKAVFVEYPDASFTQPKPKPAWMGLLGPTIRAEVYDTVVITFKNLASRPYNLHAVGVSYWKASEGAGYEDETSQPEKEGDKVDPGKTYTYIWKIQENQGPTDGDSSCLTHSYCSNTDSVRDINSGLMGALLVCRPGTLESNGNEGAQQEFVLLFAVFDEGKSWYSELQPLPHERTELHSINGYINGSLPGLTLCLKKQVHWHVIGLGTGPEVHSIFFEAHTFLVRSHRLSSLEISPATYLTAQTVPGTAGWFRMFCQILSHEQAGMEAVVKVEECLEERLMKMGKLSDEPEDVEYPEEDEETYHVIQVRSFAKQKPMTWTHYIAAEEMDWDYAPVKPVSLDRNLTALFLEAGPQRIGSKYKKVMFVEYEDGSFKKRKASDQLDKGILGPVIKGEVGDQFKIVFRNLASRPYNIYPHGLTSVQPYHAVKSFQDKDVKDIPVPPGQSFTYSWRITTEDGPTQADPRCLTRFYYSSIDPVRDTASGLVGPLLICFKKSMDQRGNQIMSDNARLVLFAVFDENRSWYLQENIRRFCSDPARVDPQEPQFYASNVMHTINGFMFDNLQPKLCLHDVVYWYVLSVGAQTDFLSIFFSGNTFKHNMVFENVLTLFPFSGETVFMSLEKPGVWTLGCLNPEFRDRGMHAKFIVSQCQHEQYPDEEDYVDYEEENYAFDFQPRGFSKRKRWPKPCVKEQMNNVTSSRNEAKKPRLCLPQPSRGALLGNGSISEPTANGTSTSLGTIPHPPATPMSSLPEINYEPVSYESFLEDEEERSKLTSQDEGFGAVPPGEPLTSVSGRVQGAVSSEEGQQWLHQVMPAPQDADAGKVTKISEVQEPVERMMVQPGGPLEILEAEPQNTTTRAMSLWDFIAYATSKAPLEENRSSLDQNDLEHTLRLQGVSSQGAEDKLLRGADEISFDLYKPRETINPKPAVSSDHHSYSTLHNSSASSGETGDKKTSRAMVHSHTRESSSNELDVRLKESPHRVVSQGFDLSPEGKDTSSSDLGPSKPVQRQILTDESNSLPAKRDPEQEASELAKGISLLETTFAHTNDLEPSSYVMTEERDELILESVFQDATATKELPEMDSPAFPESNVAANDTRQFPNAFLNSPEQILRQKAPAPSVSGPDWRPRQVRSPESRGLMHGLGLPNTSWPGSREPLSEGNRAEQDLPRQTPETAVNKKGPQVCGPHAPFCSARFKKRSLISSDTLPEVTVAQQSLEEKSNGTGGKPQPGRDAPQGMLGDSADKMPPEGRPSTGRGVQSSSERASCIGCSFPVQGALGSEAVMESGSSEVQAAARAGDLPSNWDPVSMGTAGHAGGLRSPALEELQPGREAVWGAPGSEQALRRSQMEEETNSVEQLGQFSPQPQQLRVSVTEDYVPESTSGQTPEENPMKPASKEDYSLSPSSLAPNHSTSNQPAKAVQATQDGWQELEGEDVLRETRRREDQGLGKLTESGETDGEMNHGPRQRKNNGTRSSPSRPKADKAEYDEYGDTEQPPEEFDIYGDEEHDPRSFQGEVRQHFIAAVEVMWEYGNQRPQHFLKATREPWGSSRKPRPRYRKVVFREYLDESFSQPLQRGELEEHLGILGPYIRAEVEDVIMVTFKNLASRPFSFHSPLQAYEEPPGTAASGEAVQPGQLRKYSWKVLPQMAPTTQEFDCKAWAYFSNIDLEKDLHSGLIGPLVVCRRGVLSFVFRRQLAVQEFSLLFTIFDETKSWYFLENMERNCQPPCHIHHNNPDFKRNHSFHAINGYVSDTLPGLVMAQQQRVRWHLLNMGSTEDIHSVHFHGQLFSVRTSQEYRMGVYNLYPGVFGTVEMWPSHAGIWRVECKVGEHQQAGMSALFLVYDQNCRNSLGLASGHIADSQITASGHYGQWAPYLARLGNTGSINAWSTDRSNAWIQVDLLHLMIIHGIKTQGARQKFSSLYISQFVVFYSLDGQKWKKYKGNATSTQMAAPCP; encoded by the exons ATGCTGGCACGAGCCCTGCagagcctcctcctcctgtgccTGGTTGAGAAGAGCATTGGCAAGGTCAGAAGGTACTACATTGGGGCAGTGGAAACCTCCTGGGACTACGTGCACAGCGACCTGCTCTCTGTGCTACAAGCACCTGCAAG cacgtcaGGGCAGCCCAGCCCACGGCCCCCCGTGCCTGCTGTCCCTCCTCGGTTCAGGAAGGCCGTGTTTGTGGAGTACCCTGATGCCTCATTCACACAGCCCAAGCCCAAGCCAGCGTGGATGG GTCTCCTGGGTCCCACCATCAGAGCAGAAGTCTATGACACAGTGGTCATCACGTTTAAGAACCTGGCCTCCCGCCCCTACAACCTCCACGCCGTCGGGGTGTCCTACTGGAAGGCGTCAGAAG GTGCAGGGTATGAGGACGAGACCAGCCAGCCAGAGAAAGAGGGTGACAAGGTGGATCCAGGGAAGACATACACATACATCTGGAAGATCCAGGAAAATCAGGGCCCAACAGATGGTGACTCCTCATGCCTGACCCACTCCTACTGCTCCAACACCGACAGCGTGAGGGACATCAACTCGGGTTTGATGGGAGCGCTGCTCGTGTGCCGACCCG GGACCCTGGAGAGCAATGGGAACGAGGGTGCACAGCAGGAGTTCGTTTTGCTCTTTGCAGTGTTTGATGAAG GGAAAAGCTGGTACTCTGAGCTTCAGCCCCTGCCTCACGAGAGGACAGAGCTGCACTCCATCAATGGCTACATCAACGGCTCCCTGCCCG gtCTCACGCTGTGCCTCAAAAAGCAGGTTCATTGGCACGTGATAGGGTTGGGCACTGGGCCAGAAGTCCACTCCATCTTCTTTGAAGCCCACACCTTCCTGGTGAGAAGCCACCGTCTCAGCAGCCTGGAaatctcccctgccacatatCTCACAGCCCAGACTGTGCCAGGGACAGCTGGCTGGTTTCGGATGTTCTGCCAGATATTGTCCCACGAGCAAG CTGGCATGGAGGCCGTTGTGAAGGTGGAGGAGTGTCTGGAGGAGCGCCTGATGAAGATGGGGAAGTTGTCAGATGAGCCAGAAGACGTGGAGTACCCCGAGGAAGATGAGGAAACTTACCACGTGATCCAAGTGCGCTCCTTCGCCAAACAGAAGCCCATGACCTGGACTCACTACATCGCAGCTGAGGAAATGGACTGGGACTATGCCCCTGTGAAGCCAGTGTCTCTGGACAG AAACCTGACAGCCCTGTTCCTGGAGGCTGGGCCTCAGCGCATCGGTTCCAAGTATAAGAAAGTGATGTTTGTGGAGTACGAGGACGGCAGCTTCAAGAAGCGCAAGGCATCAGATCAGCTGGACAAGGGCATTCTGGGGCCTGTCATTAAAGGGGAGGTTGGAGATCAGTTTAAG ATTGTGTTCAGGAACCTGGCAAGCAGACCATACAACATCTACCCCCATGGCCTCACCAGTGTACAGCCATACCATGCTGTGAAGTCCTTTCAAG ATAAGGATGTGAAggacattcctgtgccccctggcCAGTCCTTCACCTACAGCTGGAGGATCACCACCGAGGACGGGCCCACGCAGGCAGATCCTCGCTGCCTCACCCGCTTCTACTACAGCTCCATCGACCCAGTCAGAGACACAGCCTCAGGCCTGGTTGGGCCCCTCCTGATCTGCTTTAAGAAGTCCATGGATCAGAGAGGAAATCAG ATCATGTCAGACAACGCGAGGTTGGTGCTGTTTGCGGTGTTCGATGAGAACCGCAGCTGGTACCTGCAGGAGAACATCAGGCGGTTCTGCAGCGACCCAGCACGTGTGGATCCCCAGGAGCCTCAGTTCTATGCCTCCAATGTGATGCACA CTATTAACGGCTTTATGTTTGACAATCTCCAACCAAAGCTCTGCCTGCATGACGTTGTGTACTGGTATGTCCTGAGTGTTGGGGCCCAAACAGATTTCCTCTCTAtcttcttctctggaaacaCATTCAAGCACAACATGGTCTTTGAGAACGTGCTTACTCTGTTCCCGTTCTCTGGAGAAACGGTCTTCATGAGTTTGGAAAAGCCAG GTGTCTGGACTCTGGGCTGCCTGAATCCTGAGTTCAGAGACCGAGGGATGCACGCCAAGTTCATCGTTTCCCAGTGCCAGCACGAGCAATACCCTGATGAGGAGGATTATGTGGATTATGAGGAGGAGAACTATGCTTTTGACTTCCAACCCAGGGGCTTCTCCAAAAGAAAGAGGTGGCCCAAGCCATGTGTGAAGGAGCAAATGAACAACGTCACCTCTTCCAGAAATGAGGCAAAGAAGCCGAGGTTGTGCTTGCCACAACCCAGCCGTGGGGCTCTCCTGGGCAATGGCAGCATTTCTGAGCCCACTGCCAATGGCACATCAACATCCTTAGGAACAATCCCACATCCACCTGCTACACCCATGTCTTCTCTGCCAGAGATAAACTATGAGCCAGTGTCCTATGAATCCTTCCtggaagatgaagaagaaaggTCAAAACTCACCAGCCAGGATGAAGGGTTTGGAGCTGTCCCACCTGGAGAACCCTTGACAAGTGTCAGTGGAAGGGTCCAGGGTGCTGTGAGCTCAGAAGAGGGTCAGCAATGGCTTCACCAAGTCATGCCAGCTCCACAAGATGCTGATGCAGGAAAGGTGACAAAAATCTCAGAGGTGCAGGAGCCAGTAGAAAGGATGATGGTCCAACCTGGTGGACCATTAGAGATCCTGGAGGCAGAGCCTCAAAATACAACTACTCGTGCAATGAGCTTGTGGGATTTCATTGCTTATGCCACTAGCAAAGCTCCTCTTGAAGAGAACAGGAGCTCACTTGACCAGAACGACCTGGAGCACACCCTGAGACTTCAAGGGGTGTCTTCACAGGGTGCTGAGGACAAGTTGCTAAGAGGGGCTGATGAAATATCCTTCGATCTCTACAAGCCAAGGGAGACAATCAATCCCAAGCCAGCTGTAAGCAGTGATCATCACTCCTACTCCACACTGCACAATTCTTCTGCCTCTTCAGGTGAGACAGGAGACAAGAAGACTTCTCGTGCCATGGTTCACAGCCACACCAGAGAGAGCTCATCAAATGAGCTGGATGTGAGGCTGAAAGAGAGCCCTCACAGAGTGGTCTCACAAGGATTTGATCTGTCTCCTGAAGGGAAAGATACTTCTTCCTCAGACCTGGGACCCAGCAAACCTGTCCAAAGGCAAATCCTCACAGATGAGAGTAACTCCTTGCCTGCAAAAAGAGACCCAGAACAAGAGGCCAGTGAACTTGCCAAAGGCATAAGCCTTCTAGAAACCACTTTTGCACACACCAATGACCTTGAGCCTTCCAGCTATGTAATGACAGAAGAGAGGGACGAATTAATCTTGGAGTCAGTGTTTCAGGATGCTACAGCCACTAAAGAATTGCCAGAGATGGACAGTCCTGCCTTTCCTGAATCAAATGTTGCAGCCAATGACACAAGGCAGTTCCCAAATGCTTTCTtaaacagccctgagcagattCTGAGACAGAAAGCTCCAGCCCCGAGCGTGAGTGGCCCTGACTGGAGGCCTCGACAAGTCAGGTCGCCGGAGAGCAGAGGTTTGATGCATGGTCTGGGTCTTCCCAACACCAGCTGGCCTGGCAGCAGAGAGCCCCTCTCTGAGGgtaacagagcagagcaggatcTGCCTAGGCAGACCCCTGAGACAGCAGTGAATAAGAAAGGCCCACAAGTGTGTGGACCCCATGCCCCTTTTTGCAGTGCTCGCTTCAAAAAGAGGTCCCTGATCTCAAGTGACACTTTGCCTGAGGTAACAGTGGCCCAGCAAAGCCTGGAGGAAAAATCAAATGGGACTGGAGGGAAACCACAGCCAGGCAGGGATGCTCCACAGGGGATGCTTGGAGATAGTGCTGACAAGATGCCTCCTGAGGGGAGGCCAAGCACAGGTCGGGGTGTacagagcagcagtgagagaGCCTCATGCATTGGATGCTCCTTCCCCGTGCAGGGGGCACTGGGGAGTGAAGCAGTGATGGAATCAGGCAGCTCAGAAGTGCAGGCTGCTGCTAGGGCTGGAGACCTGCCCTCAAACTGGGACCCAGTGTCCATGGGGACAGCAGGACATGCTGGGGGCTTGAGGAGCCCAGCTTtggaagagctgcagccaggcagagaggcTGTCTGGGGGGCTCCTGGGAGCGAGCAAGCTCTGAGGAGAAGccagatggaggaggagacaaACTCTGTGGAGCAGCTGGGGCAGTTcagccctcagcctcagcaACTCAGGGTCAGTGTCACAGAGGACTACGTGCCTGAGAGCACCTCTGGGCAGACTCCAGAAGAAAACCCTATGAAACCAGCCTCCAAAGAGGACTACTCCCTGTCTCCAAGCAGCCTTGCTCCCAACCACAGCACTAGCAACCAGCCAGCCAAAGCTGTGCAAGCCACTCAGGATGGGTGGCAGGAGCTTGAGGGGGAAGATGTCCTCAGAGAAACCAGGAGGAGAGAGGACCAAGGCCTCGGAAAGCTCACGGAGAGTGGGGAGACAGATGGGGAGATGAACCACGGCCCAAGACAGAGGAAGAACAACGGGACCCGCTCCAGCCCCTCAAGGCCAAAGGCTGACAAGGCAGAGTACGACGAGTACGGGGACACGGAGCAGCCCCCCGAGGAGTTCGACATCTACGGCGACGAGGAGCACGACCCACGCTCCTTCCAGGGGGAGGTACGGCAGCACTTCATTGCAGCAGTGGAGGTGATGTGGGAATATGGGAACCAGAGACCTCAGCACTTCCTAAAAGCCAC CAGGGAGCcgtggggcagcagcaggaagccCCGGCCCCGGTACCGCAAGGTGGTGTTCCGAGAGTACCTGGATGAGTCCTTCAGCCAGCCGCTGCAGCGgggggagctggaggagcacCTGGGCATCCTGGGGCCCTACATCAGGGCAGAAGTGGAAGATGTCATCATG GTGACATTCAAGAACCTGGCCTCACGGCCCTTCTCCTTCCACTCCCCGCTGCAAGCCTACGAGGAGCCGCCGGGCACCGCGGCGAGCGGCGAGGCCGTGCAGCCCGGCCAGCTCCGCAAGTACTCCtggaaagtgctgccccagatGGCTCCCACCACACAGGAGTTCGACTGCAAGGCCTGGGCTTACTTCTCCAACATAGACCTG GAGAAGGACCTGCACTCGGGCCTCATCGGGCCGCTGGTCGTCTGCCGCCGTGGGGTGCTGAGCTTCGTGTTCAGGAGGCAGCTGGCTGTGCAGGAGTTCTCCCTGCTCTTCACCATCTTTGATGAGACTAAAAGCTGGTACTTCCTGGAAAACATGGAAAGGAACTGCCAGCCTccctgccacatccaccacaaCAACCCTGACTTTAAGAGGAACCATTCCTTCCACG ccatcaACGGCTACGTGAGTGACACCCTGCCCGGGCTGGTGATGGCCCAGCAGCAACGGGTGCGATGGCACCTCCTGAACATGGGCAGCACCGAGGACATCCACTCTGTGCACTTCCACGGGCAGCTGTTCAGCGTCAGGACCAGCCAGGAGTACCGCATGGGGGTCTACAACCTGTACCCCG GTGTCTTTGGGACGGTGGAGATGTGGCCCTCTCATGCTGGGATCTGGAGGGTAGAGTGCAAAGTTGGAGAGCACCAGCAAGCTGGCATGAGTGCTCTCTTCCTTGTGTACGACCAGA ACTGCAGAAACAGCCTGGGTCTGGCCTCGGGCCACATCGCAGACTCTCAGATCACAGCATCAGGGCACTATG GGCAGTGGGCTCCGTACCTGGCCAGGCTGGGTAACACTGGCTCCATCAATGCTTGGAGCACCGACCGCAGCAACGCCTGGATCCAG GTGGACCTTTTGCATCTCATGATTATTCATGGCATAAAGACCCAAGGGGCCAGACAAAAGTTCTCCAGCCTTTACATCTCCCAGTTTGTTGTCTTCTACAGCCTCGATGGGCAAAAGTGGAAGAAATACAAGGGGAATGCCACCAGCACTCAAATG